One part of the Bicyclus anynana chromosome 8, ilBicAnyn1.1, whole genome shotgun sequence genome encodes these proteins:
- the LOC112050909 gene encoding RNA-binding protein 26 isoform X5 — MIIENPDAFKSWLTSILEPLCDADPAALAKYVYALVKKDKPLEELREGMLDQLDVFLQQETRPFVDMLFKSLETHDYLKHTPVEKKQPSPPPDQPPQEEPEKEPENENHVPAPPLPPADKPPIPRPRIDNGSMAHRVVVPRSRPHPHHEQTLVKLLPTELLEEPMEPPRRRERRTDSLRDKEERRRRRSRSWERRARPRRAPRDLDHERRCARRPTSRSPSPRGRYRNRSPPPLVADRHPSRSRSRSPGLVRDRDPERERDRLRPQREIERDRMSRDREHRDRISRSRDRDRSRDRSRDRSMSPHEETRLHTDPYKRRCRDFDVKGYCMRGDLCEWDHGADPVVLEDATLTRVLAIPPPVPEYNPAAPDIWGGGLVGGFAPPSIPHLPHMPHHLAPRELVPIPRVRHEPPMGAVMPPAPRHPAPMKKNFDYNRLGKGPSRPTLHHNPANCSLEVKKVPPGLNDITHLNNHFCKFGKIVNIQVCYEGDAEAALITFSNPTEANVAYKSTEAVLNNRFIKVFWHNPENKQENTAPGGQAGGKPAERAPHLSHNKVLINRDNIKATADNKQNADKLAKEASNGQEPAKEPVKKVDTTSKQVQEMHRRAQALLQTQLRQQKLLIERLETGNGTEQQKAALMEAINASQEGIEKLRKELVAYNGMARQMQDESVSRSMSRLQLGQLNAKKPKTPQEAQKEILDAELDIITKQQEGQDVTELAKKIVEMRRQMALQFPTHVGVRRVHSRGGRFNSAMRYIRGGVAAKGFSVNQSVDHRPKALLVSGFEPEELEALQAHFAQFGEITGKEVNLSVPELVVQYRARAHAEQALLRARHYNDRTLSITWVTNNKVLSAAPVLNGAANNSAPDNKEVQQPPQELSEDALLRFDEEEEDEEDRSWRR; from the exons TTGCGACGCAGACCCGGCCGCGCTCGCTAAGTATGTGTACGCATTGGTGAAGAAGGACAAGCCTTTGGAGGAGCTGCGGGAAGGCATGCTGGACCAGCTTGACGTGTTCCTGCAGCAGG AAACCAGACCTTTCGTAGACATGCTGTTCAAGTCGCTGGAGACACATGACTACCTGAAGCACACTCCTGTGGAGAAGAAGCAGCCGTCACCACCACCGGATCAGCCTCCACAGGAGGAGCCCGAGAAAGAGCCTGAAAATGAAAACCatg TTCCAGCACCACCACTGCCACCTGCAGACAAGCCACCCATCCCTCGCCCACGTATCGACAACGGCAGCATGGCGCACCGAGTGGTGGTGCCGCGCTCGAGACCACACCCTCATCACGAGCAGACCTTAGTTAAG CTTCTACCAACAGAACTTTTAGAAGAGCCAATGGAACCTCCTAGACGAAGAGAACGTAGGACTGATTCC CTTCGCGACAAAGAggagcgccgccgccgccgctcgcGCTCGTGGGagcgccgcgcgcgcccgcgccgagCGCCGCGCGACCTGGACCACGAGCGGAGGTGCGCCAG GAGGCCCACGTCGCGCTCGCCGTCGCCGCGCGGTCGCTACCGCAACAGGAGCCCGCCGCCGCTCGTCGCAGACAGACATCCCAGTCGCTCTAG ATCGAGATCCCCAGGACTAGTCCGCGACCGTGACCCGGAGCGCGAAAGGGACAGACTGCGGCCACAGCGTGAGATAGAGAGGGACAGAATGTCGCGCGACAGAGAGCATAGAGATAGAATCTCTCGCTCCAGGGACAGAGATCG GTCACGTGACCGGTCGCGCGACCGCTCCATGTCGCCGCACGAAGAGACACGCCTGCACACGGACCCCTACAAGAGGAGGTGTAGAGattttgatg TGAAGGGCTACTGCATGCGCGGCGACCTGTGCGAGTGGGACCACGGCGCGGACCCCGTGGTGCTGGAGGACGCCACGCTCACCAGGGTGCTGGCCATTCCGCCGCCCGTGCCAG AGTACAACCCGGCCGCGCCTGACATTTGGGGCGGTGGATTGGTGGGGGGATTCGCGCCGCCCTCCATCCCGCATCTGCCGCACATGCCTCACCACTTAGCACCTAGAGAACTCGTCCCAATACCTAG ggtgcgcCACGAGCCGCCGATGGGGGCAGTGATGCCGCCCGCGCCCAGACACCCCGCGCCCATGAAGAAGAATTTCGACTACAATCGGCTGGGTAAGG GTCCGTCTCGGCCGACGCTCCACCACAACCCGGCGAACTGCTCACTGGAGGTGAAGAAGGTGCCGCCCGGCCTCAACGACATCACGCACCTCAACAACCACTTCTGCAAGTTCGGCAAGATTGTCAACATCCAG GTTTGCTACGAGGGCGACGCGGAGGCGGCTCTGATTACTTTCTCCAACCCGACGGAAGCGAACGTGGCGTACAAGAGCACGGAGGCGGTGCTCAACAATCGGTTCATCAAGGTCTTCTGGCACAATCCAGAG AACAAGCAGGAGAACACGGCGCCGGGCGGGCAGGCGGGCGGCAAGCCGGCGGAGCGCGCGCCGCACCTGTCGCACAACAAGGTGCTCATCAACAGGGACAACATCAAGGCCACCGCCGACAACAAGCAGAACGCCGACAAG CTAGCCAAAGAGGCCAGCAACGGGCAGGAGCCGGCGAAGGAGCCAGTGAAGAAGGTGGACACGACGAGCAAGCAGGTGCAAGAGATGCACCGGCGCGCGCAGGCGCTGCTGCAGACGCAGTTACGGCAGCAAAAGCTGCTCATCGAGCGTCTGGAGACCG GCAACGGCACAGAGCAACAGAAAGCTGCGCTGATGGAAGCCATCAACGCGTCACAGGAAGGCATCGAGAAGCTGAGGAAAGAGCTCGTCGCCTATAACGGCATGGCGAGACAGATGCAG GACGAGTCCGTATCAAGATCGATGTCTCGCCTGCAGCTCGGCCAG CTGAATGCAAAGAAACCGAAAACGCCCCAGGAGGCGCAGAAGGAAATACTGGACGCAGAGCTGGATATTATAACGAAACAACAG GAGGGCCAAGACGTGACCGAGCTGGCCAAGAAGATAGTGGAGATGAGGAGGCAGATGGCGCTGCAGTTCCCCACGCACGTCGGCGTGCGCAGGGTGCACTCCAG GGGCGGGCGCTTCAACTCAGCGATGCGCTACATCCGGGGAGGCGTGGCCGCCAAGGGATTCAGCGTCAACCAGTCGGTGGACCACCGGCCCAAGGCGCTGCTGGTCTCCGGCTTCGAGCCTGAGGAGCTGGAGGCTTTACAGGCGCACTTTGCG CAATTCGGCGAGATCACCGGCAAGGAGGTGAACCTTTCGGTGCCCGAGCTGGTGGTGCAGTACCGCGCGCGCGCGCACGCCGAGCAGGCGCTGCTGCGGGCGCGCCACTACAACGACCGCACGCTCTCC ATAACGTGGGTGACCAACAACAAGGTGCTGAGCGCCGCGCCCGTACTCAACGGCGCGGCCAACAACTCGGCGCCCGACAACAAGGAAGTGCAG CAGCCGCCGCAGGAGTTGTCAGAGGACGCGCTTCTCCGCTTCGACGAGGAAGAGGAGGACGAGGAGGACCGCTCGTGGAGACGTTGA
- the LOC112050909 gene encoding RNA-binding protein 26 isoform X1: protein MIIENPDAFKSWLTSILEPLCDADPAALAKYVYALVKKDKPLEELREGMLDQLDVFLQQETRPFVDMLFKSLETHDYLKHTPVEKKQPSPPPDQPPQEEPEKEPENENHVPAPPLPPADKPPIPRPRIDNGSMAHRVVVPRSRPHPHHEQTLVKLLPTELLEEPMEPPRRRERRTDSLRDKEERRRRRSRSWERRARPRRAPRDLDHERRCARRPTSRSPSPRGRYRNRSPPPLVADRHPSRSRSRSPGLVRDRDPERERDRLRPQREIERDRMSRDREHRDRISRSRDRDRSRDRSRDRSMSPHEETRLHTDPYKRRCRDFDVKGYCMRGDLCEWDHGADPVVLEDATLTRVLAIPPPVPEYNPAAPDIWGGGLVGGFAPPSIPHLPHMPHHLAPRELVPIPRVRHEPPMGAVMPPAPRHPAPMKKNFDYNRLGKGPSRPTLHHNPANCSLEVKKVPPGLNDITHLNNHFCKFGKIVNIQVCYEGDAEAALITFSNPTEANVAYKSTEAVLNNRFIKVFWHNPEFVCRGQNKQENTAPGGQAGGKPAERAPHLSHNKVLINRDNIKATADNKQNADKLAKEASNGQEPAKEPVKKVDTTSKQVQEMHRRAQALLQTQLRQQKLLIERLETGNGTEQQKAALMEAINASQEGIEKLRKELVAYNGMARQMQDESVSRSMSRLQLGQLNAKKPKTPQEAQKEILDAELDIITKQQEGQDVTELAKKIVEMRRQMALQFPTHVGVRRVHSRGGRFNSAMRYIRGGVAAKGFSVNQSVDHRPKALLVSGFEPEELEALQAHFAQFGEITGKEVNLSVPELVVQYRARAHAEQALLRARHYNDRTLSITWVTNNKVLSAAPVLNGAANNSAPDNKEVQQPPQELSEDALLRFDEEEEDEEDRSWRR from the exons TTGCGACGCAGACCCGGCCGCGCTCGCTAAGTATGTGTACGCATTGGTGAAGAAGGACAAGCCTTTGGAGGAGCTGCGGGAAGGCATGCTGGACCAGCTTGACGTGTTCCTGCAGCAGG AAACCAGACCTTTCGTAGACATGCTGTTCAAGTCGCTGGAGACACATGACTACCTGAAGCACACTCCTGTGGAGAAGAAGCAGCCGTCACCACCACCGGATCAGCCTCCACAGGAGGAGCCCGAGAAAGAGCCTGAAAATGAAAACCatg TTCCAGCACCACCACTGCCACCTGCAGACAAGCCACCCATCCCTCGCCCACGTATCGACAACGGCAGCATGGCGCACCGAGTGGTGGTGCCGCGCTCGAGACCACACCCTCATCACGAGCAGACCTTAGTTAAG CTTCTACCAACAGAACTTTTAGAAGAGCCAATGGAACCTCCTAGACGAAGAGAACGTAGGACTGATTCC CTTCGCGACAAAGAggagcgccgccgccgccgctcgcGCTCGTGGGagcgccgcgcgcgcccgcgccgagCGCCGCGCGACCTGGACCACGAGCGGAGGTGCGCCAG GAGGCCCACGTCGCGCTCGCCGTCGCCGCGCGGTCGCTACCGCAACAGGAGCCCGCCGCCGCTCGTCGCAGACAGACATCCCAGTCGCTCTAG ATCGAGATCCCCAGGACTAGTCCGCGACCGTGACCCGGAGCGCGAAAGGGACAGACTGCGGCCACAGCGTGAGATAGAGAGGGACAGAATGTCGCGCGACAGAGAGCATAGAGATAGAATCTCTCGCTCCAGGGACAGAGATCG GTCACGTGACCGGTCGCGCGACCGCTCCATGTCGCCGCACGAAGAGACACGCCTGCACACGGACCCCTACAAGAGGAGGTGTAGAGattttgatg TGAAGGGCTACTGCATGCGCGGCGACCTGTGCGAGTGGGACCACGGCGCGGACCCCGTGGTGCTGGAGGACGCCACGCTCACCAGGGTGCTGGCCATTCCGCCGCCCGTGCCAG AGTACAACCCGGCCGCGCCTGACATTTGGGGCGGTGGATTGGTGGGGGGATTCGCGCCGCCCTCCATCCCGCATCTGCCGCACATGCCTCACCACTTAGCACCTAGAGAACTCGTCCCAATACCTAG ggtgcgcCACGAGCCGCCGATGGGGGCAGTGATGCCGCCCGCGCCCAGACACCCCGCGCCCATGAAGAAGAATTTCGACTACAATCGGCTGGGTAAGG GTCCGTCTCGGCCGACGCTCCACCACAACCCGGCGAACTGCTCACTGGAGGTGAAGAAGGTGCCGCCCGGCCTCAACGACATCACGCACCTCAACAACCACTTCTGCAAGTTCGGCAAGATTGTCAACATCCAG GTTTGCTACGAGGGCGACGCGGAGGCGGCTCTGATTACTTTCTCCAACCCGACGGAAGCGAACGTGGCGTACAAGAGCACGGAGGCGGTGCTCAACAATCGGTTCATCAAGGTCTTCTGGCACAATCCAGAG TTTGTGTGTCGTGGTCAGAACAAGCAGGAGAACACGGCGCCGGGCGGGCAGGCGGGCGGCAAGCCGGCGGAGCGCGCGCCGCACCTGTCGCACAACAAGGTGCTCATCAACAGGGACAACATCAAGGCCACCGCCGACAACAAGCAGAACGCCGACAAG CTAGCCAAAGAGGCCAGCAACGGGCAGGAGCCGGCGAAGGAGCCAGTGAAGAAGGTGGACACGACGAGCAAGCAGGTGCAAGAGATGCACCGGCGCGCGCAGGCGCTGCTGCAGACGCAGTTACGGCAGCAAAAGCTGCTCATCGAGCGTCTGGAGACCG GCAACGGCACAGAGCAACAGAAAGCTGCGCTGATGGAAGCCATCAACGCGTCACAGGAAGGCATCGAGAAGCTGAGGAAAGAGCTCGTCGCCTATAACGGCATGGCGAGACAGATGCAG GACGAGTCCGTATCAAGATCGATGTCTCGCCTGCAGCTCGGCCAG CTGAATGCAAAGAAACCGAAAACGCCCCAGGAGGCGCAGAAGGAAATACTGGACGCAGAGCTGGATATTATAACGAAACAACAG GAGGGCCAAGACGTGACCGAGCTGGCCAAGAAGATAGTGGAGATGAGGAGGCAGATGGCGCTGCAGTTCCCCACGCACGTCGGCGTGCGCAGGGTGCACTCCAG GGGCGGGCGCTTCAACTCAGCGATGCGCTACATCCGGGGAGGCGTGGCCGCCAAGGGATTCAGCGTCAACCAGTCGGTGGACCACCGGCCCAAGGCGCTGCTGGTCTCCGGCTTCGAGCCTGAGGAGCTGGAGGCTTTACAGGCGCACTTTGCG CAATTCGGCGAGATCACCGGCAAGGAGGTGAACCTTTCGGTGCCCGAGCTGGTGGTGCAGTACCGCGCGCGCGCGCACGCCGAGCAGGCGCTGCTGCGGGCGCGCCACTACAACGACCGCACGCTCTCC ATAACGTGGGTGACCAACAACAAGGTGCTGAGCGCCGCGCCCGTACTCAACGGCGCGGCCAACAACTCGGCGCCCGACAACAAGGAAGTGCAG CAGCCGCCGCAGGAGTTGTCAGAGGACGCGCTTCTCCGCTTCGACGAGGAAGAGGAGGACGAGGAGGACCGCTCGTGGAGACGTTGA
- the LOC112050909 gene encoding RNA-binding protein 26 isoform X3: MIIENPDAFKSWLTSILEPLCDADPAALAKYVYALVKKDKPLEELREGMLDQLDVFLQQETRPFVDMLFKSLETHDYLKHTPVEKKQPSPPPDQPPQEEPEKEPENENHVPAPPLPPADKPPIPRPRIDNGSMAHRVVVPRSRPHPHHEQTLVKLLPTELLEEPMEPPRRRERRTDSLRDKEERRRRRSRSWERRARPRRAPRDLDHERRCARRPTSRSPSPRGRYRNRSPPPLVADRHPSRSRSRSPGLVRDRDPERERDRLRPQREIERDRMSRDREHRDRISRSRDRDRSRDRSRDRSMSPHEETRLHTDPYKRRCRDFDVKGYCMRGDLCEWDHGADPVVLEDATLTRVLAIPPPVPEYNPAAPDIWGGGLVGGFAPPSIPHLPHMPHHLAPRELVPIPRVRHEPPMGAVMPPAPRHPAPMKKNFDYNRLGPSRPTLHHNPANCSLEVKKVPPGLNDITHLNNHFCKFGKIVNIQVCYEGDAEAALITFSNPTEANVAYKSTEAVLNNRFIKVFWHNPEFVCRGQNKQENTAPGGQAGGKPAERAPHLSHNKVLINRDNIKATADNKQNADKLAKEASNGQEPAKEPVKKVDTTSKQVQEMHRRAQALLQTQLRQQKLLIERLETGNGTEQQKAALMEAINASQEGIEKLRKELVAYNGMARQMQDESVSRSMSRLQLGQLNAKKPKTPQEAQKEILDAELDIITKQQEGQDVTELAKKIVEMRRQMALQFPTHVGVRRVHSRGGRFNSAMRYIRGGVAAKGFSVNQSVDHRPKALLVSGFEPEELEALQAHFAQFGEITGKEVNLSVPELVVQYRARAHAEQALLRARHYNDRTLSITWVTNNKVLSAAPVLNGAANNSAPDNKEVQQPPQELSEDALLRFDEEEEDEEDRSWRR, encoded by the exons TTGCGACGCAGACCCGGCCGCGCTCGCTAAGTATGTGTACGCATTGGTGAAGAAGGACAAGCCTTTGGAGGAGCTGCGGGAAGGCATGCTGGACCAGCTTGACGTGTTCCTGCAGCAGG AAACCAGACCTTTCGTAGACATGCTGTTCAAGTCGCTGGAGACACATGACTACCTGAAGCACACTCCTGTGGAGAAGAAGCAGCCGTCACCACCACCGGATCAGCCTCCACAGGAGGAGCCCGAGAAAGAGCCTGAAAATGAAAACCatg TTCCAGCACCACCACTGCCACCTGCAGACAAGCCACCCATCCCTCGCCCACGTATCGACAACGGCAGCATGGCGCACCGAGTGGTGGTGCCGCGCTCGAGACCACACCCTCATCACGAGCAGACCTTAGTTAAG CTTCTACCAACAGAACTTTTAGAAGAGCCAATGGAACCTCCTAGACGAAGAGAACGTAGGACTGATTCC CTTCGCGACAAAGAggagcgccgccgccgccgctcgcGCTCGTGGGagcgccgcgcgcgcccgcgccgagCGCCGCGCGACCTGGACCACGAGCGGAGGTGCGCCAG GAGGCCCACGTCGCGCTCGCCGTCGCCGCGCGGTCGCTACCGCAACAGGAGCCCGCCGCCGCTCGTCGCAGACAGACATCCCAGTCGCTCTAG ATCGAGATCCCCAGGACTAGTCCGCGACCGTGACCCGGAGCGCGAAAGGGACAGACTGCGGCCACAGCGTGAGATAGAGAGGGACAGAATGTCGCGCGACAGAGAGCATAGAGATAGAATCTCTCGCTCCAGGGACAGAGATCG GTCACGTGACCGGTCGCGCGACCGCTCCATGTCGCCGCACGAAGAGACACGCCTGCACACGGACCCCTACAAGAGGAGGTGTAGAGattttgatg TGAAGGGCTACTGCATGCGCGGCGACCTGTGCGAGTGGGACCACGGCGCGGACCCCGTGGTGCTGGAGGACGCCACGCTCACCAGGGTGCTGGCCATTCCGCCGCCCGTGCCAG AGTACAACCCGGCCGCGCCTGACATTTGGGGCGGTGGATTGGTGGGGGGATTCGCGCCGCCCTCCATCCCGCATCTGCCGCACATGCCTCACCACTTAGCACCTAGAGAACTCGTCCCAATACCTAG ggtgcgcCACGAGCCGCCGATGGGGGCAGTGATGCCGCCCGCGCCCAGACACCCCGCGCCCATGAAGAAGAATTTCGACTACAATCGGCTGG GTCCGTCTCGGCCGACGCTCCACCACAACCCGGCGAACTGCTCACTGGAGGTGAAGAAGGTGCCGCCCGGCCTCAACGACATCACGCACCTCAACAACCACTTCTGCAAGTTCGGCAAGATTGTCAACATCCAG GTTTGCTACGAGGGCGACGCGGAGGCGGCTCTGATTACTTTCTCCAACCCGACGGAAGCGAACGTGGCGTACAAGAGCACGGAGGCGGTGCTCAACAATCGGTTCATCAAGGTCTTCTGGCACAATCCAGAG TTTGTGTGTCGTGGTCAGAACAAGCAGGAGAACACGGCGCCGGGCGGGCAGGCGGGCGGCAAGCCGGCGGAGCGCGCGCCGCACCTGTCGCACAACAAGGTGCTCATCAACAGGGACAACATCAAGGCCACCGCCGACAACAAGCAGAACGCCGACAAG CTAGCCAAAGAGGCCAGCAACGGGCAGGAGCCGGCGAAGGAGCCAGTGAAGAAGGTGGACACGACGAGCAAGCAGGTGCAAGAGATGCACCGGCGCGCGCAGGCGCTGCTGCAGACGCAGTTACGGCAGCAAAAGCTGCTCATCGAGCGTCTGGAGACCG GCAACGGCACAGAGCAACAGAAAGCTGCGCTGATGGAAGCCATCAACGCGTCACAGGAAGGCATCGAGAAGCTGAGGAAAGAGCTCGTCGCCTATAACGGCATGGCGAGACAGATGCAG GACGAGTCCGTATCAAGATCGATGTCTCGCCTGCAGCTCGGCCAG CTGAATGCAAAGAAACCGAAAACGCCCCAGGAGGCGCAGAAGGAAATACTGGACGCAGAGCTGGATATTATAACGAAACAACAG GAGGGCCAAGACGTGACCGAGCTGGCCAAGAAGATAGTGGAGATGAGGAGGCAGATGGCGCTGCAGTTCCCCACGCACGTCGGCGTGCGCAGGGTGCACTCCAG GGGCGGGCGCTTCAACTCAGCGATGCGCTACATCCGGGGAGGCGTGGCCGCCAAGGGATTCAGCGTCAACCAGTCGGTGGACCACCGGCCCAAGGCGCTGCTGGTCTCCGGCTTCGAGCCTGAGGAGCTGGAGGCTTTACAGGCGCACTTTGCG CAATTCGGCGAGATCACCGGCAAGGAGGTGAACCTTTCGGTGCCCGAGCTGGTGGTGCAGTACCGCGCGCGCGCGCACGCCGAGCAGGCGCTGCTGCGGGCGCGCCACTACAACGACCGCACGCTCTCC ATAACGTGGGTGACCAACAACAAGGTGCTGAGCGCCGCGCCCGTACTCAACGGCGCGGCCAACAACTCGGCGCCCGACAACAAGGAAGTGCAG CAGCCGCCGCAGGAGTTGTCAGAGGACGCGCTTCTCCGCTTCGACGAGGAAGAGGAGGACGAGGAGGACCGCTCGTGGAGACGTTGA
- the LOC112050909 gene encoding RNA-binding protein 26 isoform X7: MIIENPDAFKSWLTSILEPLCDADPAALAKYVYALVKKDKPLEELREGMLDQLDVFLQQETRPFVDMLFKSLETHDYLKHTPVEKKQPSPPPDQPPQEEPEKEPENENHVPAPPLPPADKPPIPRPRIDNGSMAHRVVVPRSRPHPHHEQTLVKLLPTELLEEPMEPPRRRERRTDSLRDKEERRRRRSRSWERRARPRRAPRDLDHERRCARRPTSRSPSPRGRYRNRSPPPLVADRHPSRSRSRSPGLVRDRDPERERDRLRPQREIERDRMSRDREHRDRISRSRDRDRSRDRSRDRSMSPHEETRLHTDPYKRRCRDFDVKGYCMRGDLCEWDHGADPVVLEDATLTRVLAIPPPVPEYNPAAPDIWGGGLVGGFAPPSIPHLPHMPHHLAPRELVPIPRVRHEPPMGAVMPPAPRHPAPMKKNFDYNRLGKGPSRPTLHHNPANCSLEVKKVPPGLNDITHLNNHFCKFGKIVNIQVCYEGDAEAALITFSNPTEANVAYKSTEAVLNNRFIKVFWHNPEFVCRGQNKQENTAPGGQAGGKPAERAPHLSHNKVLINRDNIKATADNKQNADKLAKEASNGQEPAKEPVKKVDTTSKQVQEMHRRAQALLQTQLRQQKLLIERLETGNGTEQQKAALMEAINASQEGIEKLRKELVAYNGMARQMQLNAKKPKTPQEAQKEILDAELDIITKQQEGQDVTELAKKIVEMRRQMALQFPTHVGVRRVHSRGGRFNSAMRYIRGGVAAKGFSVNQSVDHRPKALLVSGFEPEELEALQAHFAQFGEITGKEVNLSVPELVVQYRARAHAEQALLRARHYNDRTLSITWVTNNKVLSAAPVLNGAANNSAPDNKEVQQPPQELSEDALLRFDEEEEDEEDRSWRR, from the exons TTGCGACGCAGACCCGGCCGCGCTCGCTAAGTATGTGTACGCATTGGTGAAGAAGGACAAGCCTTTGGAGGAGCTGCGGGAAGGCATGCTGGACCAGCTTGACGTGTTCCTGCAGCAGG AAACCAGACCTTTCGTAGACATGCTGTTCAAGTCGCTGGAGACACATGACTACCTGAAGCACACTCCTGTGGAGAAGAAGCAGCCGTCACCACCACCGGATCAGCCTCCACAGGAGGAGCCCGAGAAAGAGCCTGAAAATGAAAACCatg TTCCAGCACCACCACTGCCACCTGCAGACAAGCCACCCATCCCTCGCCCACGTATCGACAACGGCAGCATGGCGCACCGAGTGGTGGTGCCGCGCTCGAGACCACACCCTCATCACGAGCAGACCTTAGTTAAG CTTCTACCAACAGAACTTTTAGAAGAGCCAATGGAACCTCCTAGACGAAGAGAACGTAGGACTGATTCC CTTCGCGACAAAGAggagcgccgccgccgccgctcgcGCTCGTGGGagcgccgcgcgcgcccgcgccgagCGCCGCGCGACCTGGACCACGAGCGGAGGTGCGCCAG GAGGCCCACGTCGCGCTCGCCGTCGCCGCGCGGTCGCTACCGCAACAGGAGCCCGCCGCCGCTCGTCGCAGACAGACATCCCAGTCGCTCTAG ATCGAGATCCCCAGGACTAGTCCGCGACCGTGACCCGGAGCGCGAAAGGGACAGACTGCGGCCACAGCGTGAGATAGAGAGGGACAGAATGTCGCGCGACAGAGAGCATAGAGATAGAATCTCTCGCTCCAGGGACAGAGATCG GTCACGTGACCGGTCGCGCGACCGCTCCATGTCGCCGCACGAAGAGACACGCCTGCACACGGACCCCTACAAGAGGAGGTGTAGAGattttgatg TGAAGGGCTACTGCATGCGCGGCGACCTGTGCGAGTGGGACCACGGCGCGGACCCCGTGGTGCTGGAGGACGCCACGCTCACCAGGGTGCTGGCCATTCCGCCGCCCGTGCCAG AGTACAACCCGGCCGCGCCTGACATTTGGGGCGGTGGATTGGTGGGGGGATTCGCGCCGCCCTCCATCCCGCATCTGCCGCACATGCCTCACCACTTAGCACCTAGAGAACTCGTCCCAATACCTAG ggtgcgcCACGAGCCGCCGATGGGGGCAGTGATGCCGCCCGCGCCCAGACACCCCGCGCCCATGAAGAAGAATTTCGACTACAATCGGCTGGGTAAGG GTCCGTCTCGGCCGACGCTCCACCACAACCCGGCGAACTGCTCACTGGAGGTGAAGAAGGTGCCGCCCGGCCTCAACGACATCACGCACCTCAACAACCACTTCTGCAAGTTCGGCAAGATTGTCAACATCCAG GTTTGCTACGAGGGCGACGCGGAGGCGGCTCTGATTACTTTCTCCAACCCGACGGAAGCGAACGTGGCGTACAAGAGCACGGAGGCGGTGCTCAACAATCGGTTCATCAAGGTCTTCTGGCACAATCCAGAG TTTGTGTGTCGTGGTCAGAACAAGCAGGAGAACACGGCGCCGGGCGGGCAGGCGGGCGGCAAGCCGGCGGAGCGCGCGCCGCACCTGTCGCACAACAAGGTGCTCATCAACAGGGACAACATCAAGGCCACCGCCGACAACAAGCAGAACGCCGACAAG CTAGCCAAAGAGGCCAGCAACGGGCAGGAGCCGGCGAAGGAGCCAGTGAAGAAGGTGGACACGACGAGCAAGCAGGTGCAAGAGATGCACCGGCGCGCGCAGGCGCTGCTGCAGACGCAGTTACGGCAGCAAAAGCTGCTCATCGAGCGTCTGGAGACCG GCAACGGCACAGAGCAACAGAAAGCTGCGCTGATGGAAGCCATCAACGCGTCACAGGAAGGCATCGAGAAGCTGAGGAAAGAGCTCGTCGCCTATAACGGCATGGCGAGACAGATGCAG CTGAATGCAAAGAAACCGAAAACGCCCCAGGAGGCGCAGAAGGAAATACTGGACGCAGAGCTGGATATTATAACGAAACAACAG GAGGGCCAAGACGTGACCGAGCTGGCCAAGAAGATAGTGGAGATGAGGAGGCAGATGGCGCTGCAGTTCCCCACGCACGTCGGCGTGCGCAGGGTGCACTCCAG GGGCGGGCGCTTCAACTCAGCGATGCGCTACATCCGGGGAGGCGTGGCCGCCAAGGGATTCAGCGTCAACCAGTCGGTGGACCACCGGCCCAAGGCGCTGCTGGTCTCCGGCTTCGAGCCTGAGGAGCTGGAGGCTTTACAGGCGCACTTTGCG CAATTCGGCGAGATCACCGGCAAGGAGGTGAACCTTTCGGTGCCCGAGCTGGTGGTGCAGTACCGCGCGCGCGCGCACGCCGAGCAGGCGCTGCTGCGGGCGCGCCACTACAACGACCGCACGCTCTCC ATAACGTGGGTGACCAACAACAAGGTGCTGAGCGCCGCGCCCGTACTCAACGGCGCGGCCAACAACTCGGCGCCCGACAACAAGGAAGTGCAG CAGCCGCCGCAGGAGTTGTCAGAGGACGCGCTTCTCCGCTTCGACGAGGAAGAGGAGGACGAGGAGGACCGCTCGTGGAGACGTTGA